In Takifugu flavidus isolate HTHZ2018 chromosome 5, ASM371156v2, whole genome shotgun sequence, the following proteins share a genomic window:
- the myo1ha gene encoding unconventional myosin-Ih isoform X2, with translation MQGQLDMEGALTARDRVGIQDFVLLDETTEVAFLGNLQKRFSKDLIYTYIGTLLVSVNPYKDLDIYNKKDMELYKGVNFFELPPHIYALADNAYQTMLAEFNNHFILISGESGAGKTEASKKILQYYAVSCPSTALLNTVRDKMLMSNPVLEAFGNAKTLKNDNSSRFGKYMDIQFDSQGDAVGGHILNYLLEKSRVVHQNHGERNFHIFYQIVEGGDDHLLRQLGLERDPQKYNYLTQGQCAIVSSINDRNDWKTVKNALQIMNIDEINTKDLFGIVASVLHLGNVCFDSDSTGQAVLRDSAELHWVSNLLGVDAPSLQEGLTYRKIEAKTDQVFSPFTVDHALYARDALAKAIYGHTFTWLVNKINASMENKDSSQKTVIGLLDIYGFEVFCVNSFEQFCINYCNEKLQQLFIQLTLKAEQEEYQAEDIEWEPVQFFNNKIICDLVEEKHRGIISILDEECLRPGDATDLTFLERLEENMGNHPHFVSHKLADKMTRKTLERGDFRLLHYAGEVTYCVVGFLDKNNDLLYRNLKDLICQSKNAIVKECFSTLDRDSRRRPETVATQFKSSLLKLTEILVAKEAWYIRCLKSNESKHPGQFDEVLIRHQVKYLGLMEHLRVRRAGFAYRRKFDVFLKRYKPLCPATWPHWTGMPADGVEVLVQHLGYLPNEYKMGRTKIFIRHPRTLYATEDAFEKCKHELATRLQAKYKGYRAHGEFRKQKEAATKIESCWRGAQARKERERRAWAVKVIRQFIKGYMSRGQAKTTDNSEYLAFVRQNYLNRLRNNLPKTVLDKTTWLPAPAVLAETSELLRKLHYRLMVRRYVRGLTPQKKAQVKHTRTELLGLAWLLIIVLLKFQLKFITSCVFKGKKDSYPQSVAQPFMDTRISEQDINIRVLQTIRNEHIKVRERHPSPQGTRSRLGVCCSVFVQYGVPVIKYHRNGFKPRARQLVLTQTAAYVVEEAKIKQRVLYTVLKGVSVSNLTDSIIVFHITCEDPKQKGDLVLQCDHLFELLTKLCVIANKQNAVKVVQGSVKIEIQPGKESAVDFSAGQEPMIYKAKNGHLMVVSPRARTR, from the exons ATGCAG GGTCAGTTGGACATGGAGGGCGCCCTGACTGCCAGGGACCGGGTCGGCATCCAGGATTTCGTCCTTTTGGATGAAACCACAGAGGTGGCCTTCCTTGGCAACCTCCAGAAGCGCTTCAGCAAAGACCTCATCTAT ACGTACATCGGCACATTGCTGGTGTCGGTCAATCCTTACAAAGATCTGGACATCTACAACAAGAAAGACATGGAACTCTACAAAGGGGTTAACTTCTTTGAGCTCCCCCCACACAT CTACGCTTTGGCGGACAACGCCTACCAAACCATGCTGGCGGAATTCAACAACCACTTCATCCTCATCTCCGGTGAGAGCGGAGCTGGGAAGACGGAGGCCTCGAAGAAGATTCTGCAGTATTATGCCGTCAGCTGTCCGAGCACGGCTTTACTGAACACCGTCAGGGACAAAATGCTCATGTCCAATCCCGTCCTGGAG GCTTTTGGCAACgccaaaacactgaaaaatgacAACTCAAGTCGATTTGGGAAGTATATGGACATTCAGTTCGACAGCCAG GGGGATGCCGTAGGGGGCCATATCCTGAACTACCTGCTGGAGAAATCGAGGGTGGTGCATCAGAATCACGGGGAGAGAAACTTTCACATCTTCTACCAGATAGTGGAGGGAGGCGACGACCACTTGCTGCGCCAGCTGGGCCTGGAGAGAGACCCTCAGAAGTACAACTACCTCACCCAA gGACAGTGCGCCATTGTGTCTTCAATCAACGACAGAAACGACTGGAAAACAGTCAAAAACGCCCTGCAGATCATGAATATCGATGAGATTAACACAAAA GACCTGTTTGGGATCGTTGCAAGTGTCCTTCACCTGGGGAACGTTTGCTTCGACTCTGACAGCACGGGTCAGGCTGTCCTTAGAGACAGTGCAGAGCTGCATTGGGTCTCAAAC ctgctgggggtGGATGCCCCCAGTCTCCAAGAAGGGCTGACGTACCGAAAGATCGAAGCCAAGACAGATCAG GTCTTCAGCCCTTTCACGGTTGACCACGCCCTGTACGCCAGAGACGCTCTGGCTAAAGCCATCTATGGGCACACTTTCACCTGGCTGGTCAACAAGATCAACGCCTCCATGGAGAACAAG GACTCCTCACAGAAGACTGTTATAGGTCTTTTAGACATCTACGGATTTGAAGTATTCTGCGTGAACAG TTTCGAGCAGTTCTGTATAAACTACTGCaacgagaagctgcagcagctttttattcagctaacactgAAGGCTGAGCAGGAGGAATATCAGGCAGAAGATATTGAG TGGGAGCCTGTTCAGTTCTTCAACAACAAGATCATCTGTGACCTGGTTGAGGAGAAGCACAGAGGAATCATCTCAATACTG GACGAGGAGTGTTTACGACCGGGAGATGCAACAGACCTCACCTtcctggagaggctggaggagaacaTGGGAAACCACCCTCACTTTGTCTC ACACAAACTGGCCGACAAAATGACACGTAAGACTCTGGAGAGGGGAGATTTCCGCCTCCTGCATTATGCCGGGGAGGTCACCTACTGCGTTGTGG GTTTCCTGGACAAGAACAATGACCTCTTGTACAGAAACCTAAAAGAT CTGATCTGCCAGTCTAAAAACGCCATAGTTAAGGAGTGCTTTTCAACACTGGATCGAGACAGCAGGCGAAGGCCCGAAACA GTGGCGACCCAGTTCAAGAGCAGCCTGCTGAAGCTGACGGAGATCCTCGTGGCCAAGGAGGCCTGGTACATCCGCTGCCTGAAGTCCAACGAATCCAAGCATCCAG GCCAGTTCGATGAAGTGCTGATCAGGCATCAGGTGAAGTATTTGGGGCTCATGGAGCACCTCCGGGTCAGACGAGCCGGATTCGCATACAGACGTAAATTTGATGTCTTCCTCAAGAG GTACAAACCGCTGTGTCCGGCCACCTGGCCTCACTGGACCGGGATGCCTGCAGATGGGGTGGAAGTGCTGGTTCAACATCTGGGCTACTTGCCCAACGAGTATAAAATGGGACG CACCAAAATATTCATCCGTCACCCGAGGACGCTTTACGCAACAGAGGACGCTTTCGAGAAATGCAAGCACGAGCTGG CAACGAGGCTCCAGGCCAAGTACAAAGGATACAGAGCGCACGGTGAATTCAGAAAACAGAAAGAAGCAG CCACAAAGATTGAGTCCTGTTGGCGAGGAGCGCAGgcgaggaaggagagggagaggagagcctGGGCTGTCAAGGTCATCAGACA GTTCATCAAGGGGTACATGAGCCGAGGTCAGGCGAAAACCACCGACAACTCCGAGTACCTGGCGTTTGTCAGGCAGAACTACCTGAACAGGCTCAGAAACAACCTGCCGAAGACCGTTCTAGACAAAACAACCTGGCTACCTGCTCCAGCTGTGCTCGCCGAG ACGTCGGAGCTCCTGCGTAAGCTCCACTATCGTCTGATGGTGCGGAGGTATGTCAGAGGTCTGACGCCACAGAAAAAAGCTCAGGTAAAACACACAAGGACTGAATTACTGGGCCTGGCTTGgcttttaattattgttttgttaAAGTTTCAGCTTAAGTTTATCACCAGCTGCGTCTTCAAAGGCAAAAAGGACAGCTACCCTCAGAGCGTGGCTCAGCCGTTCATGGACACCAGAATCA GCGAGCAAGACATCAACATCAGGGTCCTGCAGACGATCCGCAACGAGCACATTAAGGTAAGAGAGCGCCACCCTTCGCCCCAGGGAACCCGCAGCCGACTCGGCGTGTGTTGCTCCGTATTTGTGCAGTACGGCGTCCCCGTCATTAAATACCACAGGAACGGTTTCAAACCAAGAGCGCGTCAGCTCGTCCTCACCCAGACGGCTGCCTACGTGGTGGAGGAGGCCAAGATCAAGCAGAGGGTCCTGTACACCGTCCTCAAAG GTGTTTCAGTCAGTAACTTGACTGACAGCATCATCGTATTCCACATAACATGTGAGGACCCCAAACAGAAG gGAGATCTCGTGCTGCAGTGCGACCATTTGTTCGAGCTTCTGACCAAACTTTGCGTGATCGCTAACAAGCAAAACGCAGTCAAAGTGGTTCAGGGCAG CGTTAAGATTGAAATCCAGCCGGGTAAAGAGAGCGCGGTGGACTTCAGCGCCGGGCAAGAACCCATGATATACAAGGCCAAGAATGGACACCTCATGGTG gtctCCCCTCGAGCTAGGACACGCTAA
- the myo1ha gene encoding unconventional myosin-Ih isoform X4, producing the protein MQGQLDMEGALTARDRVGIQDFVLLDETTEVAFLGNLQKRFSKDLIYTYIGTLLVSVNPYKDLDIYNKKDMELYKGVNFFELPPHIYALADNAYQTMLAEFNNHFILISGESGAGKTEASKKILQYYAVSCPSTALLNTVRDKMLMSNPVLEAFGNAKTLKNDNSSRFGKYMDIQFDSQGDAVGGHILNYLLEKSRVVHQNHGERNFHIFYQIVEGGDDHLLRQLGLERDPQKYNYLTQGQCAIVSSINDRNDWKTVKNALQIMNIDEINTKDLFGIVASVLHLGNVCFDSDSTGQAVLRDSAELHWVSNLLGVDAPSLQEGLTYRKIEAKTDQVFSPFTVDHALYARDALAKAIYGHTFTWLVNKINASMENKDSSQKTVIGLLDIYGFEVFCVNSFEQFCINYCNEKLQQLFIQLTLKAEQEEYQAEDIEWEPVQFFNNKIICDLVEEKHRGIISILDEECLRPGDATDLTFLERLEENMGNHPHFVSHKLADKMTRKTLERGDFRLLHYAGEVTYCVVGFLDKNNDLLYRNLKDLICQSKNAIVKECFSTLDRDSRRRPETVATQFKSSLLKLTEILVAKEAWYIRCLKSNESKHPGQFDEVLIRHQVKYLGLMEHLRVRRAGFAYRRKFDVFLKRYKPLCPATWPHWTGMPADGVEVLVQHLGYLPNEYKMGRTKIFIRHPRTLYATEDAFEKCKHELATRLQAKYKGYRAHGEFRKQKEAATKIESCWRGAQARKERERRAWAVKVIRQFIKGYMSRGQAKTTDNSEYLAFVRQNYLNRLRNNLPKTVLDKTTWLPAPAVLAETSELLRKLHYRLMVRRYVRGLTPQKKAQVKHTRTELLGLAWLLIIVLLKFQLKFITSCVFKGKKDSYPQSVAQPFMDTRISEQDINIRVLQTIRNEHIKYGVPVIKYHRNGFKPRARQLVLTQTAAYVVEEAKIKQRVLYTVLKGQGSLVTCGFLLMLHVCVAAGVSVSNLTDSIIVFHITCEDPKQKGDLVLQCDHLFELLTKLCVIANKQNAVKVVQGSVKIEIQPGKESAVDFSAGQEPMIYKAKNGHLMVVSPRARTR; encoded by the exons ATGCAG GGTCAGTTGGACATGGAGGGCGCCCTGACTGCCAGGGACCGGGTCGGCATCCAGGATTTCGTCCTTTTGGATGAAACCACAGAGGTGGCCTTCCTTGGCAACCTCCAGAAGCGCTTCAGCAAAGACCTCATCTAT ACGTACATCGGCACATTGCTGGTGTCGGTCAATCCTTACAAAGATCTGGACATCTACAACAAGAAAGACATGGAACTCTACAAAGGGGTTAACTTCTTTGAGCTCCCCCCACACAT CTACGCTTTGGCGGACAACGCCTACCAAACCATGCTGGCGGAATTCAACAACCACTTCATCCTCATCTCCGGTGAGAGCGGAGCTGGGAAGACGGAGGCCTCGAAGAAGATTCTGCAGTATTATGCCGTCAGCTGTCCGAGCACGGCTTTACTGAACACCGTCAGGGACAAAATGCTCATGTCCAATCCCGTCCTGGAG GCTTTTGGCAACgccaaaacactgaaaaatgacAACTCAAGTCGATTTGGGAAGTATATGGACATTCAGTTCGACAGCCAG GGGGATGCCGTAGGGGGCCATATCCTGAACTACCTGCTGGAGAAATCGAGGGTGGTGCATCAGAATCACGGGGAGAGAAACTTTCACATCTTCTACCAGATAGTGGAGGGAGGCGACGACCACTTGCTGCGCCAGCTGGGCCTGGAGAGAGACCCTCAGAAGTACAACTACCTCACCCAA gGACAGTGCGCCATTGTGTCTTCAATCAACGACAGAAACGACTGGAAAACAGTCAAAAACGCCCTGCAGATCATGAATATCGATGAGATTAACACAAAA GACCTGTTTGGGATCGTTGCAAGTGTCCTTCACCTGGGGAACGTTTGCTTCGACTCTGACAGCACGGGTCAGGCTGTCCTTAGAGACAGTGCAGAGCTGCATTGGGTCTCAAAC ctgctgggggtGGATGCCCCCAGTCTCCAAGAAGGGCTGACGTACCGAAAGATCGAAGCCAAGACAGATCAG GTCTTCAGCCCTTTCACGGTTGACCACGCCCTGTACGCCAGAGACGCTCTGGCTAAAGCCATCTATGGGCACACTTTCACCTGGCTGGTCAACAAGATCAACGCCTCCATGGAGAACAAG GACTCCTCACAGAAGACTGTTATAGGTCTTTTAGACATCTACGGATTTGAAGTATTCTGCGTGAACAG TTTCGAGCAGTTCTGTATAAACTACTGCaacgagaagctgcagcagctttttattcagctaacactgAAGGCTGAGCAGGAGGAATATCAGGCAGAAGATATTGAG TGGGAGCCTGTTCAGTTCTTCAACAACAAGATCATCTGTGACCTGGTTGAGGAGAAGCACAGAGGAATCATCTCAATACTG GACGAGGAGTGTTTACGACCGGGAGATGCAACAGACCTCACCTtcctggagaggctggaggagaacaTGGGAAACCACCCTCACTTTGTCTC ACACAAACTGGCCGACAAAATGACACGTAAGACTCTGGAGAGGGGAGATTTCCGCCTCCTGCATTATGCCGGGGAGGTCACCTACTGCGTTGTGG GTTTCCTGGACAAGAACAATGACCTCTTGTACAGAAACCTAAAAGAT CTGATCTGCCAGTCTAAAAACGCCATAGTTAAGGAGTGCTTTTCAACACTGGATCGAGACAGCAGGCGAAGGCCCGAAACA GTGGCGACCCAGTTCAAGAGCAGCCTGCTGAAGCTGACGGAGATCCTCGTGGCCAAGGAGGCCTGGTACATCCGCTGCCTGAAGTCCAACGAATCCAAGCATCCAG GCCAGTTCGATGAAGTGCTGATCAGGCATCAGGTGAAGTATTTGGGGCTCATGGAGCACCTCCGGGTCAGACGAGCCGGATTCGCATACAGACGTAAATTTGATGTCTTCCTCAAGAG GTACAAACCGCTGTGTCCGGCCACCTGGCCTCACTGGACCGGGATGCCTGCAGATGGGGTGGAAGTGCTGGTTCAACATCTGGGCTACTTGCCCAACGAGTATAAAATGGGACG CACCAAAATATTCATCCGTCACCCGAGGACGCTTTACGCAACAGAGGACGCTTTCGAGAAATGCAAGCACGAGCTGG CAACGAGGCTCCAGGCCAAGTACAAAGGATACAGAGCGCACGGTGAATTCAGAAAACAGAAAGAAGCAG CCACAAAGATTGAGTCCTGTTGGCGAGGAGCGCAGgcgaggaaggagagggagaggagagcctGGGCTGTCAAGGTCATCAGACA GTTCATCAAGGGGTACATGAGCCGAGGTCAGGCGAAAACCACCGACAACTCCGAGTACCTGGCGTTTGTCAGGCAGAACTACCTGAACAGGCTCAGAAACAACCTGCCGAAGACCGTTCTAGACAAAACAACCTGGCTACCTGCTCCAGCTGTGCTCGCCGAG ACGTCGGAGCTCCTGCGTAAGCTCCACTATCGTCTGATGGTGCGGAGGTATGTCAGAGGTCTGACGCCACAGAAAAAAGCTCAGGTAAAACACACAAGGACTGAATTACTGGGCCTGGCTTGgcttttaattattgttttgttaAAGTTTCAGCTTAAGTTTATCACCAGCTGCGTCTTCAAAGGCAAAAAGGACAGCTACCCTCAGAGCGTGGCTCAGCCGTTCATGGACACCAGAATCA GCGAGCAAGACATCAACATCAGGGTCCTGCAGACGATCCGCAACGAGCACATTAAG TACGGCGTCCCCGTCATTAAATACCACAGGAACGGTTTCAAACCAAGAGCGCGTCAGCTCGTCCTCACCCAGACGGCTGCCTACGTGGTGGAGGAGGCCAAGATCAAGCAGAGGGTCCTGTACACCGTCCTCAAAGGTCAGGGCAGCTTGGTGACCTGCGGTTTCCTCTTGATGTTACATGTCTGTGTCGCTGCAGGTGTTTCAGTCAGTAACTTGACTGACAGCATCATCGTATTCCACATAACATGTGAGGACCCCAAACAGAAG gGAGATCTCGTGCTGCAGTGCGACCATTTGTTCGAGCTTCTGACCAAACTTTGCGTGATCGCTAACAAGCAAAACGCAGTCAAAGTGGTTCAGGGCAG CGTTAAGATTGAAATCCAGCCGGGTAAAGAGAGCGCGGTGGACTTCAGCGCCGGGCAAGAACCCATGATATACAAGGCCAAGAATGGACACCTCATGGTG gtctCCCCTCGAGCTAGGACACGCTAA
- the myo1ha gene encoding unconventional myosin-Ih isoform X1: protein MQGQLDMEGALTARDRVGIQDFVLLDETTEVAFLGNLQKRFSKDLIYTYIGTLLVSVNPYKDLDIYNKKDMELYKGVNFFELPPHIYALADNAYQTMLAEFNNHFILISGESGAGKTEASKKILQYYAVSCPSTALLNTVRDKMLMSNPVLEAFGNAKTLKNDNSSRFGKYMDIQFDSQGDAVGGHILNYLLEKSRVVHQNHGERNFHIFYQIVEGGDDHLLRQLGLERDPQKYNYLTQGQCAIVSSINDRNDWKTVKNALQIMNIDEINTKDLFGIVASVLHLGNVCFDSDSTGQAVLRDSAELHWVSNLLGVDAPSLQEGLTYRKIEAKTDQVFSPFTVDHALYARDALAKAIYGHTFTWLVNKINASMENKDSSQKTVIGLLDIYGFEVFCVNSFEQFCINYCNEKLQQLFIQLTLKAEQEEYQAEDIEWEPVQFFNNKIICDLVEEKHRGIISILDEECLRPGDATDLTFLERLEENMGNHPHFVSHKLADKMTRKTLERGDFRLLHYAGEVTYCVVGFLDKNNDLLYRNLKDLICQSKNAIVKECFSTLDRDSRRRPETVATQFKSSLLKLTEILVAKEAWYIRCLKSNESKHPGQFDEVLIRHQVKYLGLMEHLRVRRAGFAYRRKFDVFLKRYKPLCPATWPHWTGMPADGVEVLVQHLGYLPNEYKMGRTKIFIRHPRTLYATEDAFEKCKHELATRLQAKYKGYRAHGEFRKQKEAATKIESCWRGAQARKERERRAWAVKVIRQFIKGYMSRGQAKTTDNSEYLAFVRQNYLNRLRNNLPKTVLDKTTWLPAPAVLAETSELLRKLHYRLMVRRYVRGLTPQKKAQVKHTRTELLGLAWLLIIVLLKFQLKFITSCVFKGKKDSYPQSVAQPFMDTRISEQDINIRVLQTIRNEHIKVRERHPSPQGTRSRLGVCCSVFVQYGVPVIKYHRNGFKPRARQLVLTQTAAYVVEEAKIKQRVLYTVLKGQGSLVTCGFLLMLHVCVAAGVSVSNLTDSIIVFHITCEDPKQKGDLVLQCDHLFELLTKLCVIANKQNAVKVVQGSVKIEIQPGKESAVDFSAGQEPMIYKAKNGHLMVVSPRARTR from the exons ATGCAG GGTCAGTTGGACATGGAGGGCGCCCTGACTGCCAGGGACCGGGTCGGCATCCAGGATTTCGTCCTTTTGGATGAAACCACAGAGGTGGCCTTCCTTGGCAACCTCCAGAAGCGCTTCAGCAAAGACCTCATCTAT ACGTACATCGGCACATTGCTGGTGTCGGTCAATCCTTACAAAGATCTGGACATCTACAACAAGAAAGACATGGAACTCTACAAAGGGGTTAACTTCTTTGAGCTCCCCCCACACAT CTACGCTTTGGCGGACAACGCCTACCAAACCATGCTGGCGGAATTCAACAACCACTTCATCCTCATCTCCGGTGAGAGCGGAGCTGGGAAGACGGAGGCCTCGAAGAAGATTCTGCAGTATTATGCCGTCAGCTGTCCGAGCACGGCTTTACTGAACACCGTCAGGGACAAAATGCTCATGTCCAATCCCGTCCTGGAG GCTTTTGGCAACgccaaaacactgaaaaatgacAACTCAAGTCGATTTGGGAAGTATATGGACATTCAGTTCGACAGCCAG GGGGATGCCGTAGGGGGCCATATCCTGAACTACCTGCTGGAGAAATCGAGGGTGGTGCATCAGAATCACGGGGAGAGAAACTTTCACATCTTCTACCAGATAGTGGAGGGAGGCGACGACCACTTGCTGCGCCAGCTGGGCCTGGAGAGAGACCCTCAGAAGTACAACTACCTCACCCAA gGACAGTGCGCCATTGTGTCTTCAATCAACGACAGAAACGACTGGAAAACAGTCAAAAACGCCCTGCAGATCATGAATATCGATGAGATTAACACAAAA GACCTGTTTGGGATCGTTGCAAGTGTCCTTCACCTGGGGAACGTTTGCTTCGACTCTGACAGCACGGGTCAGGCTGTCCTTAGAGACAGTGCAGAGCTGCATTGGGTCTCAAAC ctgctgggggtGGATGCCCCCAGTCTCCAAGAAGGGCTGACGTACCGAAAGATCGAAGCCAAGACAGATCAG GTCTTCAGCCCTTTCACGGTTGACCACGCCCTGTACGCCAGAGACGCTCTGGCTAAAGCCATCTATGGGCACACTTTCACCTGGCTGGTCAACAAGATCAACGCCTCCATGGAGAACAAG GACTCCTCACAGAAGACTGTTATAGGTCTTTTAGACATCTACGGATTTGAAGTATTCTGCGTGAACAG TTTCGAGCAGTTCTGTATAAACTACTGCaacgagaagctgcagcagctttttattcagctaacactgAAGGCTGAGCAGGAGGAATATCAGGCAGAAGATATTGAG TGGGAGCCTGTTCAGTTCTTCAACAACAAGATCATCTGTGACCTGGTTGAGGAGAAGCACAGAGGAATCATCTCAATACTG GACGAGGAGTGTTTACGACCGGGAGATGCAACAGACCTCACCTtcctggagaggctggaggagaacaTGGGAAACCACCCTCACTTTGTCTC ACACAAACTGGCCGACAAAATGACACGTAAGACTCTGGAGAGGGGAGATTTCCGCCTCCTGCATTATGCCGGGGAGGTCACCTACTGCGTTGTGG GTTTCCTGGACAAGAACAATGACCTCTTGTACAGAAACCTAAAAGAT CTGATCTGCCAGTCTAAAAACGCCATAGTTAAGGAGTGCTTTTCAACACTGGATCGAGACAGCAGGCGAAGGCCCGAAACA GTGGCGACCCAGTTCAAGAGCAGCCTGCTGAAGCTGACGGAGATCCTCGTGGCCAAGGAGGCCTGGTACATCCGCTGCCTGAAGTCCAACGAATCCAAGCATCCAG GCCAGTTCGATGAAGTGCTGATCAGGCATCAGGTGAAGTATTTGGGGCTCATGGAGCACCTCCGGGTCAGACGAGCCGGATTCGCATACAGACGTAAATTTGATGTCTTCCTCAAGAG GTACAAACCGCTGTGTCCGGCCACCTGGCCTCACTGGACCGGGATGCCTGCAGATGGGGTGGAAGTGCTGGTTCAACATCTGGGCTACTTGCCCAACGAGTATAAAATGGGACG CACCAAAATATTCATCCGTCACCCGAGGACGCTTTACGCAACAGAGGACGCTTTCGAGAAATGCAAGCACGAGCTGG CAACGAGGCTCCAGGCCAAGTACAAAGGATACAGAGCGCACGGTGAATTCAGAAAACAGAAAGAAGCAG CCACAAAGATTGAGTCCTGTTGGCGAGGAGCGCAGgcgaggaaggagagggagaggagagcctGGGCTGTCAAGGTCATCAGACA GTTCATCAAGGGGTACATGAGCCGAGGTCAGGCGAAAACCACCGACAACTCCGAGTACCTGGCGTTTGTCAGGCAGAACTACCTGAACAGGCTCAGAAACAACCTGCCGAAGACCGTTCTAGACAAAACAACCTGGCTACCTGCTCCAGCTGTGCTCGCCGAG ACGTCGGAGCTCCTGCGTAAGCTCCACTATCGTCTGATGGTGCGGAGGTATGTCAGAGGTCTGACGCCACAGAAAAAAGCTCAGGTAAAACACACAAGGACTGAATTACTGGGCCTGGCTTGgcttttaattattgttttgttaAAGTTTCAGCTTAAGTTTATCACCAGCTGCGTCTTCAAAGGCAAAAAGGACAGCTACCCTCAGAGCGTGGCTCAGCCGTTCATGGACACCAGAATCA GCGAGCAAGACATCAACATCAGGGTCCTGCAGACGATCCGCAACGAGCACATTAAGGTAAGAGAGCGCCACCCTTCGCCCCAGGGAACCCGCAGCCGACTCGGCGTGTGTTGCTCCGTATTTGTGCAGTACGGCGTCCCCGTCATTAAATACCACAGGAACGGTTTCAAACCAAGAGCGCGTCAGCTCGTCCTCACCCAGACGGCTGCCTACGTGGTGGAGGAGGCCAAGATCAAGCAGAGGGTCCTGTACACCGTCCTCAAAGGTCAGGGCAGCTTGGTGACCTGCGGTTTCCTCTTGATGTTACATGTCTGTGTCGCTGCAGGTGTTTCAGTCAGTAACTTGACTGACAGCATCATCGTATTCCACATAACATGTGAGGACCCCAAACAGAAG gGAGATCTCGTGCTGCAGTGCGACCATTTGTTCGAGCTTCTGACCAAACTTTGCGTGATCGCTAACAAGCAAAACGCAGTCAAAGTGGTTCAGGGCAG CGTTAAGATTGAAATCCAGCCGGGTAAAGAGAGCGCGGTGGACTTCAGCGCCGGGCAAGAACCCATGATATACAAGGCCAAGAATGGACACCTCATGGTG gtctCCCCTCGAGCTAGGACACGCTAA